From the genome of Miscanthus floridulus cultivar M001 chromosome 10, ASM1932011v1, whole genome shotgun sequence, one region includes:
- the LOC136488148 gene encoding uncharacterized protein yields MEQRAQQPGDAQQPGKDGGGDSPPPPQPFLEVTCRSSGKVRRFAAGTTARYALHAINRKLEPGAPPALHVEAVRDGKESVSYGRGWRLQSVTAQDTPGIHHAPHAERQRRQVVTM; encoded by the exons ATGGAGCAGCGGGCGCAGCAGCCCGGTGACGCGCAACAGCCAGGCAAGGACGGCGGTGGCGACTCTCCTCCTCCACCGCAACCG TTCTTGGAGGTGACGTGCAGGAGCTCCGGCAAGGTCCGGCGGTTCGCGGCAGGGACGACGGCCCGCTACGCGCTGCACGCCATCAACCGCAAGCTCGAACCTGGGGCCCCGCCAGCGCTGCACGTCGAGGCCGTCAGGGACGGCAAAGAGTCCGTCAGCTATGGCCGCGGCTGGAGGCTGCAGTCCGTCACCGCGCAGGACACGCCCGGGATCCATCACGCGCCGCACGCGGAAAGGCAGCGGCGGCAG GTTGTAACCATGTGA
- the LOC136488147 gene encoding disease resistance protein RGA5-like: MAHRQGGNLVLVVGEFLLWGTLANVVYEKLKGQFDCLAFVSVSQTPDMEKIFNNLLYQLDKRNNIRIDVIVDDLREFLQKKRYLIVTDDIWDISDWKHIRCALPPNNAGCKIITTTRNMRVAEEVGGAYKMKPLDLHCSRILLYGGIFGHEGRDKCPNEELVEVSNKILTKCDGVPLGIITIASLMASKERNKLEWYEVCNSIGTGMENNIDVENMRNVLLLSYYHLKPHLRTCLLYLSVFPKDYEIDKRRLIWMWIAEGFIQCGKQGQSLFEVRESYFNELINRSMIEPVYYMDTMKVQSCRVHDVVLDLIRSLSGDENFATSLYGMGHASPSQKIRRLSIQNGKVNEGTHGATVSMQQVRSAAFSSVVNLIPALCKV, from the exons TTTCTATTGTGGGGTACTCTGGCTAATGTGGTGTATGAAAAGCTTAAAGGACAATTTGATTGCTTAGCTTTCGTATCAGTTTCTCAGACTCCTGACATGGAGAAAATATTCAACAACTTACTGTATCAACTTGACAAGAGAAATAATATACGCATCGATGTCATCGTTGATGATCTCAGGGAATTCCTTCAGAAAAAGAG GTACTTGATTGTTACTGATGACATATGGGATATCTCAGATTGGAAACATATTAGATGTGCTTTGCCTCCTAATAATGCTGGATGCAAAATTATCACAACTACACGTAATATGAGAGTGGCTGAAGAAGTTGGTGGTGCTTACAAGATGAAACCCCTCGATCTTCACTGTTCTAGAATATTACTGTATGGAGGAATATTTGGCCATGAAGGCAGAGACAAGTGTCCTAATGAGGAGCTAGTTGAAGTATCCAATAAAATACTAACCAAGTGTGATGGGGTACCCTTAGGTATCATTACAATAGCTAGTTTGATGGCCAGTAAAGAAAGAAATAAATTGGAATGGTATGAGGTGTGCAACTCCATTGGTACTGGTATGGAGAATAATATAGATGTCGAAAACATGAGAAATGTTTTGTTGCTCAGCTATTATCATCTGAAACCTCATCTAAGAACTTGCTTGTTGTACTTAAGTGTATTTCCAAAAGATTATGAAATTGACAAAAGACGTTTGATATGGATGTGGATAGCGGAAGGTTTCATTCAATGTGGAAAACAAGGGCAGAGCCTATTTGAAGTCAGAGAGAGTTACTTCAACGAGCTCATAAATAGAAGTATGATCGAACCGGTGTATTATATGGACACTATGAAGGTACAGTCTTGCCGTGTACATGATGTGGTGCTTGATCTTATCCGTTCCTTGTCAGGTGACGAAAACTTCGCTACTAGTTTGTATGGCATGGGTCATGCATCTCCATCGCAAAAGATTCGGAGGTTATCCATTCAAAATGGCAAGGTAAATGAGGGTACCCATGGTGCTACTGTGAGCATGCAACAAGTAAGGTCGGCTGCCTTTTCATCTGTTGTGAATCTAATACCAGCCCTTTGCAAGGTTTGA